The DNA region TCAACCAACTCATCGCACCATACAAACTACCGTGGGAACTTTTCAGAATGAAAGTGCAATTATCCCCCTGCCttgtaaatgaaaacataaaaatacacaagttATGGCAGTGCATGAAACCACCAAACCAACTTCTTTTGAAATGAAGCTGTTGCCTGATAATTTGCAATATTCagtcttttaaaatatttgtacagGTGGTATTCAGTTTCacagaaatgtgtttttcacaGTGCAAATGTGGCACAACATTTCATATGTAGTAGGCTTACTTCGCTCCTGAAATATGGAATCTTTTAGCCTTCTGTGAATAGAAGATGCAACCTCATAGTCCCAGTTTGACATagtgaaaaaagacaaaataaatgtactaGCTATGTCATTAAGGACATAGATATTCACAAAAGGGTgtcacagtggatgactggttagtacatctacctcacagtccTTAGGTCCAggtttcaaatctggcctccctgtgtggagtttgcatgttctccctctgcgtgtgtgggttttcaccagctactccggtgtcctcccacattcccaaatcatgcatgctaggttaattgatcTTTTTTCTCTCAGTGTAACATGAACACCTCCGGTTATGCGGTGCTTGTGTCAAAATAGATgcatgagtttcaaaataagtcTGTATGTATAAATGAACTAAAACCTGCCTGACAGGCAGAACTATCCTCGTGGGCCAGAGAAGACCTCCTGATGGGCCGATTCTGAGCCGAGCGTATGTTTGATACCCCTGCATTATAGTGAACCTTCGCTATTCTTGGAGGTTAGGGACCATGACCtgccgcaaatagcaaaaattcaCAGTCGAtgcagcgtgtgtgtgtccctCCCAAATTGTTTTTAACTGCCTGTATTAATAGTGTACACCCTAAATGTACCACTAACTATGATCCCCAAACACTAAAATATAATTTctaactcatcttacaacatccatccatccattttctgagccgcttctcctcactattgtcgcgggcgtgctggagcctttcccagctatcatcgggcaggaggaggggtacaccctgaactggttgccagccaatcgcagggcacatacaaacaaacaaccattcacactcactttcacacctacgggcaatttagagttgtcaattaacttaccatgcatgtttctgggatgtgggaggaaaccggagtgcccggagaaaacccacgcaggcacggggagaacatgcaaactccacacaggcggggccggggattgaaccccggtcctcagaactgtgaggcagacgctctaaccagtaacccaccgtgccgccatcttaCAACAtaacccttaaaaataaatagtttacagattatttgtttttttaatcaatgcaCCTGAAGCGCAAGTCTGCTGGAGTTTGAAACAAGTAAAAATACCAAATACAACATTAATATtagccattttgttttattcttggCTCAGTGAtactgtctttttttaaatacatacagtgaTATCAAAAAATTACACACCGCGGTTCAAATACTAGGTTTGACAcccagttcttggtaatgtcactgttgtgctatattttctccacttgaagATGACTATAttcactgtgttccatggtaCATTTAATGCTTTGGAAATTGTTTTGTACCCTTCTCttgactgatacctttgaacaatgaaatCCCTCCAATGCTGTGGAAGCTTTTTgcagaccatggcttgtgctgtaagatgtcACTCCAAAAATATTAGGAAACGCCTCTTAGAACATCAGAATTTTATTTAGGTTAACTCAGAGGGACTTTAAATGGTAAcgggtgtgtgtcgactcccatttaacatgagtttgaatgtgactggctAATTatgaacacagtcacatccttagttataagagggtgtggacacttgtgcaaccacattatctcagtagAATATTTTGACTTCTCTTTCAAAAAGATGAGTTTTGGTTTCAAATTAATACTGGAAAAAAGGTTTTctaattatttatcttggtttcatttttgttaatcacaaaaacctggcattggaataggggtgtgtagactttttatattcactgtacaCTTACCAGTGAGCTGTGTTCTCCCTAACAGTGCCTTTTTCTTCAGGGTCGATCAGCAAAATTGCTCCAGGCTTCTGGACATTGCACATAATGCCTCCCCCAGCTTTGATGAGAGGCTGCAGCTTGCTCTTGATAGGGCCCGGACGCAGATAAAAGGCAAGGGGCTCTCCTTCCACAGTCATGAAGAGAACTGGCGAGATGCTGCACTGGGTGACATCTTGCCCTTCGGACGCCATCTTAGGAAACACAAAGAGCCAAATTAAGAAGCACAGATGGTATTATGCTAcggaccagtgattcccaaccacgtTTACTTAGCTGTAAACTAAaccaaaaacaaccaaaaattatttgtatctcTATGCCAGCGACGCAGTGAGTCAGAAAAAATTCATGGTTGTCCACTATACAGCAGGTATGTAATAAGTAACCCGTGTATCCAGTTGTTGACATTCAAAAAGCAGAATAAGTCACAGCACACTTTTAGTGAGACAGCTGTGATAGCGATGGATACATATTTGAAAAGAACGAAATCCGGACTCGGTCCTGGTGCAAATTCGGACCCAGGTGAAGGTCCTAGTAAAAGTCGTGGTCCgaagaaagcaaaaaaagttTGCTCAAGACGATACAACGAAAGTTATCTTTCCTTTGGATTCATCTTTACCGGGGACCCAACCGAGCTGACTCCATTATGCTTGGTGTGTGGGGAAAAGCTGTCTAACAGTGCCATGGTTCCAAGCAAACTTAAACGTCATCTCCAAACAAAACACCCGTCACTTCAAAACAAAGACCGAGAATATTTTGCTCAACTGCGTGAACAGACTGGGAAGCTGTCTGctttattgagaaaaaacacTGTGGGGAATGAGAGAGTTCTAAAAGCTAACTACCAAGTTGCTGAACTCATAGCCAAATCCAAACAGCCACACACCATAGCAGAGACAATAATACTACCTGCCTGTAAAATCATCGTTAATGAGATACTCGGCCCAGGAGCGCTTAAAGAAATCACCCAAGTTCCTCTCTCAGCCAGTACGATCGCCAGACGGATCGATAACATGTCTGCGGACATTGAAAGGACAGTTTTGGAAAAGCTGCGCATGAGTGGGAAATTTGCCTTGCAACTTGACGAAGCTACCGATATGAGTGGATGTTCACAGCTTTTTGCAAATGTGCGCTTTGTGGACGGAGACGGCATCAAAGAAAACTTCCTATTTTGCAAGGACTTGCCAGGAAGAAGAACAGGTGAGGAAATTTTTCGAGCTGCGTCGGAGTACCTTGAACAAGGAAGACTTAAGTGGGAAAACTGCATTAGTGTCAGCACCGATGGAGCGGATGCTACGTTTGGGCGCAACCAGGGATTTGTAAACAGAGTGAAAGAGCGACAGCCGGAAGTCATTGTGACGCATTTTTTACTGCACCGTGAGACACTAATCTCCAAGACATTACCAGCAGACCTAGCTTCTGTGTTGGATGACATTGTGCGCATGATCAATTTTGCAAAGATGAGACCTGTAAAAAGTTGGATGTTTGCATCATTGTGTGAGGAAATGGGAGTGGATCATGAAGTTTTGTTGATCCATACAGAGCTCCGGTGGTTGTCCCGTGGTAAAGTTTTAGCTTGTGTGTATGACCTGAGAGAGGAACTAAGAGCCTCTCTGACAAATGAGAGGCACAATGATGCCAAGTTGTTTTCAAGCGAAAAATGGTGTGCCAAACTGGCGTACCTGGCAGATATATTTCaacatttgaatgacctgaACGCACGGATGCAAGGACGAAATGAAAATCTGCTCACAAGTACAgataaaataaatggatttcGCGCAAAGGTGCAGCTCTGGCGGCAGCACGTGCAATGCGGCAACCTCGACATGTTTCCACACACTCAGAAATGGCAAATTGTCGACAGTGCCGCACTGTGTGAGACAATAGGTAAACATTTGCAAACTCTTGAGCAGAAGTTGGCATTTTATTGCCCCTCACTAGACACAGACACCTTGGACTGGGTTAGAAATCCATATAGCGCGACTGTAGTCAGAAAGGACATGACTTTGCAGGAGCAGGAGGAAATCACTGAACTGAGGCAAAATCGGGGTTTAAAGCTGAACTTTGCTGATCTACCTTTGGACACTTTTTGGCTGACTGCTGCCAAACAGTTCCCCATTTTGGCAAACAGAGCAATCTCAGCCCTACTCCCATTTTCCACAACCGATCTATGCGAGTTGGGCTTTTCAAGTATGACTGCcatcaaaagtaaaaaaggaGAGAGACTCTGTGCTGCTGAAGAAAATCTCCGTGTGTGTATTTCATCAATTCCTGCCAGTATATCAACTTTGTGTTCAACAGAACAggacccagatttcacactgagtatgTACacttgtgagtaaattgagttgagTTTGAGTGTATATTGGATACTTTTTATGTTTAAACAATATTTATCTCATAAGAAGTTaactagtccagtgattccaaACCCTTATTGTACTGATTGCAATTATTATCCGATTTAACTTATTTGGTCCTAAAATTAtcatatttatacagtatattgtcacTGTCTGGCAGAAACCCtgcatgtccaaatatggtcaatgtcatgtttttttccccacaaattgATAGTaatggtcagtccccacgtagtctgttatttttacaaattaataaCCAATCTTAAGTGTTAAAAAGACATTGAAAGCAACTCTATTAACTCTCTTGGGCACTTCTACTGTTTGAGAAGTTTCATAAGTCCACCTCTTCTTGACTCTACAGTAGCCCTGTGGCACTGTCGCTTCAAAACTGAAAgtcttagtttttgttgttgttgtcaaaaaCGAGTGCAAAGAGGTTAGATGCATTAGAGtaggcctgttttgttaaaaatcaatAGCCGTAATGCTTCGGTGCAGAAGGACGCCTACTCTGTCAGCCACAAAGGTGAATTTGTGTTTGGATTAATTTCTGCCTACTACATTGTCTTGTCAGCTCATCGTACGGGTGCGCGGTATAATCGGTGGAAGGTATACATTTGGACGAAGAAACTGATTTGAACTTAACCGACCAATCGCGATAAAGCTTTTTGATTATGTCATCATATCTGTTTCAGTATAAAAATGGCTCATGCATGATTGCACATCTGGTTACGGAGCTTCCAGGCagcaccgtttttttttttttaaaccagctcAGAGCTGGTTAAAAGAACAGTGTGTCCATGTACATTACTCCCTGCTTTACCAGCTGCTCAGAAAGCAATATGGGAATGCTCGCTTGTGCTGTACCAGCCACCAAAGTACGAGCTACAGCTAGATAGCTAGTGGCTAACACAAAATCCTGAATCTCTCggtgtccatccattttccgtacagattatcctcactagggtcacgggcgtgctggaggctatcccagctatctttgggcgagaggcagggtacaccctgaactattAATATAAAAATCAAACTGAATATGATATATAATAcactgcaaaacaaaatcagGAAGTTATTTATCTTACCCAGTTTTGGAAAgattggaaatgtagttggttacaattacaagttccCCTGTTGAAAGTCTAAtaatagtgtaactatttcaattactttctcaaagtaatataactaattacaattggttacattttgattacttttcttagtTTTGACTGAATGCATCTGCAGGATCCTTGGATCTTTCCTttgaaaaagtggattaaaaccatagaaATGTGTCACGTTTGCGAGTATGGCAGAATGACCAGAgggagccaatcacaagcgtctgCTTTAGAAGGTGATGTGGGGGGGGATAAAAATCTgcttttgctgttatttttcaaatgtaacgacaattgtaatcatggaaatttacaAAAGGTATTGTAATTTACTTActtattttctcccagtaatgtaatagATTGCAATTACATAAatgttgtaattaaattacataacagTATTACATGGAATTTATTACTCAGCAAAACTGTTCTAACCATATATAAAGTTTCGAAAGTAAACACAGTAGTTCTCAGTAGGTTCCTCTTGTTAACCTTAATTGCTGCGATTCAAAGTTTTGAAGAGCtttatgtttgtttggtttGCGGTTAAAGCTCTTCAGATCAATCTTATCAAATCTGTTTGAACAGCTGATAACGCACTAACGCAACACGACACCAATGGTTATATTAATAAAAACGACAACTCATTCATAAATGCTTCCATGATCATTTTTACACTGAAGCTTGTACCGCGATATATACCGTTACTGCGAAGGGATTAAATTTATACTATGATATTAATTTTAGGTCATATTGCCATGCCCAGCGTTGCTAAGCGTTAATTAAAGCTTACCTTCAACAAAGAACAAACACGGACGTATGGACTAGGTATCCGGCCGGAGTGAAATCAGCTCTTCTGATTCGTGGAAGCcacaagcaacgtcttttcctTGACTGATGTTCAGTCTTCTTGGAGCTGGTAAACAGTAAAATGAGATTTTGTACCTCGCGAATGTATTGTTGCAGCCAAACAATGCACagtaattcacttttttttttattaaccatGGCCATTAAATATATCTTgtgacattcaataaacatctgAACAAAACAATGCGCATTCATCCAGCCTGGTGGCCGCCGCAATTTCCATAAATGCATGACATCATGGAAAATATAAATTCAGTGGTAAATGGAGACACACTTAGCATTCACAGAGACATTTAAGCACAGAGAGTTTTAAGCACTATCTATTTATCGTGCAATAAGTGAAAGTGAACtaatccagtgattcccaaccactatgCCAAAGTGGTAATTAAATTGCACTTCATCGGTcctaaaatcatcattttcatccatataatcattattatttcttcAATTTCCGTGATTCTTAACCACTAGGCCGTAGTGGTAAATTATCCGATTTCACTTAATGGGTACTAAAATGATAATTttcatatatattattaatcaCTATTACTTCTTCAATTCCTGTGTGCATATCAGCTTTGGTTCCAACTAAACTGGCTCCAGATTTAGCACTATctacatttgtgagtaatttGAGACGAAATCATCATTacttactttttgtgacatttgtgtttgataGTGTGAAGTGAGAtgtttccaatgtaaaatacaaTACTTGGCTCGATAATGGTTTGCAAACACAGCTCTACACAAACACAATAGGGAGAGGAAAAATAGCATTCATTTATAAATTTAAGCACTATTTATTTATCTAGTCAGGTTGATACTATTTGGTATGAAATGGTCATGCCGTATTAAACCTTGTTTACAACACTGACGTTCatgcattttcagattttttttacgCCCTTGTAATAATGATAAGTAGATCACAGCGCCATATTATAACCAATTCATGTTCCTTTATGGTTTTCATACTTACCTACGAAAGACGAGCACCAAAATACGTAATAACGCCAATTTGTGATTACGTTTTCGACGCAAACTTTCCTAAAATTAGCTACATTTCGTTGACACGCCACGAAACTATCACTTTGTTATTTCCTATATCTCCTGCGGAGTGAGTTGAATAAATGACATCTTAAACATTGATAAGgttgtaattaaaaataaattaaaaaaaacttaccaTCCCGTTTATCGAACCGCTTTTCCCGCTTTACAGGACCATAGCAGAACCCACTTCCGGGTGTGACTTCTTCCTGGGATAGGGTTGTATGCTGTTAAATGTGTTATCTCTGCCCCCTGGTGTATTTTTTTcggcaacattttttaaaaaattgaaaactTGTGCTCTTAGCATACATAACACAAGTCTATAATTTCccaaaaatagtcaaataaacaaaaacattctaaaacttaaaatatttttttttttggggggggagtaaTGTCTGTCTTTCAAAGTTCATTTGTATGTGAATTCTGCGGTAATAATAAAGCCTTTGTGGTCTTTTTAAGGCCTTGACTAAGGACCATGTTTACTATTTCCCCTCCATGGCCTTGCCTTCAGCATTATTGTTATTGGCTTCTATTGTCTTGCTCCTCAGCTGCAACAATACGACCGCCATCGATGAATGTTTctatcatttattaaaaaaaaaaagaagatatgtGAAATGGCTTGAATGTGTTGACTTACAACAGCTTCATTCCGTCCACACTATAAATATAAAGTATGTTGTTATTTTCTTCTGTCCATCAACATTTGCAATCAGTGTTTAGTTTGGCTCTGGGGCAGAGAAAACAAACTACTCCTGCAGAGGGAGATATGAcgccattttctgaaaagcaaaCATGAAAACCTCCTTAAagatatttaataaaaaataaaaaaaaactccatggTGTGGAAAAGAAGCCAGCGCCCAAGACAATAAAAGTTTCGTCCAACACAatgacgtttttgttttgtttgtgtctccAAACAGAAACAGCCTCCTGCCCACACTTCTTCACAGAACGATCAAGTATGTAAATACAGCTTATCAGAAGCTGACGCTGTTATAATGTTATCCAACAAGActcattgcagctctgcttaccccTGCTTAGTACTTAAAGCAAACACCCATATGGATATAATTGTATTATAACGAGTTAATGTAGCAATTCATCACCAAGTCACCGAATTCCAGTAATCCCCCAACAATTTGCGGGAAATATAGGGACCAAGTCCTCCCACAAATAGCGACTAAAACAtcagtaattgacaccccctaAACTGTTTATATAGGCCTATATTATGATCCCAAACACTTTAGCatgcaaaccccaattccaatgaagttgggacattgtataaaacagaatacaaagatttgaaaaattattttcaacctaaattcaattgaatacactttaaagacaagctatttaatgttcaaactaatgaacgttattgtttttgtaaatatttactcattttgaatttgatgcctgaaacacgtttttaaaaagttggCAAAGACTCTCGCAACTTTGCGGCTCAACACCTCTGCTAACTCCTCCCTGACGTATAAAGATTTTGTCTCTCATTCGAATTGTATCAAttaaacatacttccttgacacagatgttctattttcttattggacagggctttggcactATCTCGTGGTATATTAAGGCGTTTTgataacagcaaaaaaaaaaaaaaaaaaaaaaacaacaaatccagtggtgccttgagatacaagttgaattcatTTCGGGACCACGCTTgtatctgaaatcatctttctccattgaaaaaaatggaaatggaattaatccattccaccctcccaaaaaaaaaacaacagaaaaacaaccaaaatattttttaatgctttttcattctttcattGTTCATGCTTCATTCCTTTTCAAGTTGCACTCAACAGTATCGTACTGTATGAAAACACACAATAACTGTTGCTTCGCACATAACCTGCTCacatggaaaatgaaaacacaaaacacgacTGTATCTCAAGTATTGTCCTCCTTAATTGGCACTAGGCAAACCATCTTAGTGTTGCATCACTGCCATCAGCTCATAATGTCCTTCCACTGCATGGAAACCAATGTGAGTTGATGGTGGCCACATGTTGTCAAGTGTGATGCCGCCATTTAGTGGTGACAGcctcatattttacatttttgcccGTATCTTAAGACTAAAGCTCGTACCTCAAAATGctcgtatgtcaaggcactcatatctcaaggcaccactgtaggtGCATTTCTCAGAGAGTTGCTGGTCATAGGTTacataggggggaaaaaacacagaTAGGTATATTCAGGAACAGTGAGCCGCATATATGCAAGGGGAACATTATTGTACACTTGTCAGTGAATAGAAGCGATGCAGCTCAAGATATtggcaaacacaaataccccccccccccccacgccctCCGAGTCCCACATTGACAactttatttgcattattataAGAAGCTAATGCTACTAACGCCAATCTGTGCTAAggctgcagctctgcttaccgtttggctttgacatgatggtGCTTCGGATGCTTCGCTTTGGAATTTCATCCAACTTAGATGCCAAGCCTTTTGTGGTGAAACTCAGCGTGGGTGTAGTTATTATACTTCTTAGCGCTACTGTTTCGTAAGAGGAAGTGGAGAATGGCTGACTCACTCGCAAGCACATTTTCACTCGCCAGCTAACGATAAATTTATTTAGTTGTTTCATTTCCAAGTTGATGGGTAGGCAGACCCTCTCAAGACACAACTATTTGTAATCAAATATTAAAACGTTAGTTTtccataatactgtatgtatcctTTATCTAATAGATGGTGGGGAACTGGTAGGCCCATCATGAACTTTATTGAGATAGAGTACTCAGGCAGGGCACTGCAATCGAAGCATCAGAGCTCCAGGCAGCCATGGAAGATCGGAAACTGTGGAGACCTCCACATTTTGAGGACAACACTCGACGTTGTAGTACTGTAGTAGAAATAGGGAGGAGCGCAGAGAGCCGTAATCCTCCGAGAGGCGTCACGGGTGCATTGGAGAGGTGGAGGTCACGTATGTGGTCCCGCAGCCAAAAAGATTAGATCAGATAAGATAAATGGCTTTAGAGCGGGTTAGCCGCCAGAATGACTGGTTATTCAGCAAACATCAAGTTCCACAACAAGCTTCCATTTTTAGACATTTGAGAAGGTTTGTCTCCGCTAAAACATGTTAATAGTAGCTACAATGGACCcaaaactaaaaataacattagTGTTTCTTCATATGTTTGTTAGCAAGCTAAcagctacttcctggttcacagAGGATGATGTAAGATGACGGACCGTACCATTTAGTATTCTGTGACAAAGTAAATAGAAAAATAGCTTTAGCTAGCAGGTTACTTCCTGGTTCACGAAGGACAAGAGGCCACACCGTTGTTCTGCTGCAACTCAAGGAGCTAAATGTAAAATTACTTTGCTCAAACAAGTGAAAATTTGTGTAGCGCCATATTTGTGTTAGTTTGCTTGTACGTTTATGAGCTAGCAGGCTATCTCCTGATTCATGAAGAGTAAATAAGACAACAGGACCATACCAGGTTTGATTCCGAGGCAAATAAATCAGCGAAACGAGAGAGTACATTTCTCAAACAAAAGTGGCAAAATCATGGAGTGCCATATTTATGTTAGGTTGCTCGTATGTTTAATAGCTTGCAGGCTTCTTCCTAATTCATGGAGAGTAAATCAGACAATAAGACCATACCAGTTTTGATTCTGCGTTGAGGGGAATcaaaactttgttttatttagtctAATTAAACAGCAATCACCTACTTGTTatacttgtgtgacagttaaaaatgttaaaaagtgagAAACATGAAGTTGGCCAAtgagaaaataatatatatatttctatatggTCTCTCTAAGTCACTGATTTTCACCTATCGTGGGTGATTCCAGAATGTAATTCCCACCATGTATTTTTACCACCAGTAAAGTTCATTTAgttcatttgtttattattttgtgacTGTTAAGATTTGACCAGTTTCCCAAGAGTACTCACACATAAAGTCGAGACACTTTGACTGGTGTTTTTTGAAAGTATGACATGTTATCTTGGTGGTCCTATTAAACCATAAAGAGCCTTGGATGAATTCCTGTGGGTTTTCAATCAAAGGCCAAACGAAACAGTGCGTTCAGAGGCCCGGTGGCAGGTGTATTATTTCAGGAATGAGACTTGCAAAACAAAGGAATGGAATTCCTCTCTGACACTAAAACAAAAGGCTgtgttgaagaagaaaaaaacccctGCTGTTTCTTTCTTATGGAACTTCCAGTGCTAAATCTCCCCACTCTATCTTTGGAGTGGGACGGAGATGGATGGCGCAGGGATGATTTGGCACATCGCCCTTCAGGAATCTTGGCAGCGCTCGGTCAGCAGAGACCGGGTTGTAACAAAGTGAGGATACGCTGAGTCGACGCATTTATAGcatgaccaccaccaccaccatcatcctcCTTCATCCAAGAGGACCATCCGGCCCCCAAAGCGTGAATCCCCCGGCGTCTCCTGCCAATTCCAAAGGGTTATTTTCCTCTGCGCTGCTTTCTCACGCCGTCATATTCTCTCCCATGTGACGTCTTGAAAGCgcttccttgaaaaaaatgtaagaaaaactACTGTTTGGCACAAAATGACACACATCAAACCTCAGCACTTGGGAATAACATGAGCGTCAAACAGGAGGACGCCTGAATTCTTCAGTCTTGATTCCCATACATGCAATCCAATGAGAGCCAATAccattctgcctttacaaagacagTTATGCTGTTCACTTTCgagaggtattcatttgacCTCTACTGTATATTTTGGCCATCCTATGTACTGCAGCTTGATAAAGTAACGAAAGGAGGGAAAGTTTGATGATGACTACAGAACAGGAAAGTATTGCATAACACCAGGAAGCCGTCAACTCACCTTCCCCCATTACACTCCATCAAACAGTGAGCCATTTTACTTTGTTACTTTTAATTCATCTTATTTAACAAtagttaatatattttttacacttttatgtcTGTTAAGAATGCACAAAAGTGGAATATGAGAAGTCGACTTAAGTTCATCAAAGTgagtacatttattttgaattacttTTAATTAGTATTATCTAACAATGTCAACATCTTTTTACAATTGTATAAC from Phycodurus eques isolate BA_2022a chromosome 10, UOR_Pequ_1.1, whole genome shotgun sequence includes:
- the LOC133409100 gene encoding zinc finger BED domain-containing protein 5-like translates to MDTYLKRTKSGLGPGANSDPGEGPSKSRGPKKAKKVCSRRYNESYLSFGFIFTGDPTELTPLCLVCGEKLSNSAMVPSKLKRHLQTKHPSLQNKDREYFAQLREQTGKLSALLRKNTVGNERVLKANYQVAELIAKSKQPHTIAETIILPACKIIVNEILGPGALKEITQVPLSASTIARRIDNMSADIERTVLEKLRMSGKFALQLDEATDMSGCSQLFANVRFVDGDGIKENFLFCKDLPGRRTGEEIFRAASEYLEQGRLKWENCISVSTDGADATFGRNQGFVNRVKERQPEVIVTHFLLHRETLISKTLPADLASVLDDIVRMINFAKMRPVKSWMFASLCEEMGVDHEVLLIHTELRWLSRGKVLACVYDLREELRASLTNERHNDAKLFSSEKWCAKLAYLADIFQHLNDLNARMQGRNENLLTSTDKINGFRAKVQLWRQHVQCGNLDMFPHTQKWQIVDSAALCETIGKHLQTLEQKLAFYCPSLDTDTLDWVRNPYSATVVRKDMTLQEQEEITELRQNRGLKLNFADLPLDTFWLTAAKQFPILANRAISALLPFSTTDLCELGFSSMTAIKSKKGERLCAAEENLRVCISSIPASISTLCSTEQDPDFTLSMYTCE